The following proteins are co-located in the Amblyraja radiata isolate CabotCenter1 chromosome 8, sAmbRad1.1.pri, whole genome shotgun sequence genome:
- the hlx gene encoding H2.0-like homeobox protein isoform X3 — MYTAGLAPYYASNFSLWSAYCSNGLLDSVKKPSFCIADILHLSDSENMPTGPPTLAGSSAIVAHMSGHHSLQPSGSPLRPTPVAPEHMGGFAQRPSPASPYHRAPAICTSSPRIQLAAGSVHQLPAPSSKDLKFGIDRILSADTDFKIKECNTLRDLTSLMGPSRRPGIHLSVHSSANQFFASLDPGLAGPYAVLTKDTMPQTYKRKRSWSRAVFSNLQRKGLEKRFEIQKYVTKPDRKQLAAMLGLTDAQVKVWFQNRRMKWRHSKEAQAQKDKEKEAVEKPASVEGEQRVRENQSDSEKSDSESTDLNEKDIEVNDAADLKPTVIRSGLGPLSTAVPQQSLTPEPSAPASPTQILL; from the exons ATGTATACCGCGGGACTAGCTCCGTATTACGCCAGTAATTTCAGTCTCTGGTCTGCCTACTGCTCGAATGGCTTGTTGGATTCGGTGAAGAAGCCTTCGTTTTGCATCGCGGACATTCTGCATCTGAGCGATAGTGAGAACATGCCGACCGGCCCGCCGACTCTGGCTGGATCATCGGCCATCGTAGCTCACATGAGCGGACACCACAGCTTACAGCCGTCGGGCTCCCCTCTGCGCCCCACGCCCGTGGCCCCGGAGCATATGGGCGGCTTCGCTCAGAGACCTTCGCCCGCCTCCCCCTACCATCGAGCGCCGGCcatctgcacttcctcgccccggATTCAGCTGGCAGCCGGCTCGGTGCATCAGCTTCCCGCGCCCTCCAGCAAGGACCTTAAGTTCGGCATTGACCGCATCCTGTCCGCCGATACTGACTTTAAAATCAAGGAATGCAACACTTTACGAG ATCTCACCTCTCTCATGGGCCCAAGTCGGCGGCCCGGAATCCACCTCTCCGTGCACagttctgccaaccagttctttgCGTCGCTGGACCCTGGACTTG CAGGGCCTTACGCTGTTCTAACGAAGGACACAATGCCACAGACGTACAAAAGGAAACGGTCTTGGTCCAGAGCTGTATTCTCTAATCTGCAGAGAAAGGGTCTGGAGAAAAGATTTGAGATTCAGAAGTATGTGACGAAACCTGACAGGAAGCAACTGGCGGCGATGCTGGGGTTGACAGATGCCCAG GTGAAGGTGTGGTTTCAAAACCGGCGGATGAAGTGGAGGCACTCGAAGGAAGCTCAGGCGCAGAAGGATAAGGAGAAGGAAGCAGTGGAGAAGCCAGCCTCTGTGGAGGGGGAACAGCGAGTGAGGGAGAATCAGAGCGACAGTGAGAAAAGTGACTCTGAATCCACTGACCTGAACGAGAAAGACATCGAGGTGAACGACGCAGCAGATCTCAAGCCCACCGTCATTAGATCGGGTCTCGGTCCCTTAAGTACTGCAGTACCACAGCAAAGCCTCACACCCGAACCAAGTGCCCCGGCGTCTCCAACGCAAATCTTGCTATAA
- the hlx gene encoding H2.0-like homeobox protein isoform X2, with protein sequence MYTAGLAPYYASNFSLWSAYCSNGLLDSVKKPSFCIADILHLSDSENMPTGPPTLAGSSAIVAHMSGHHSLQPSGSPLRPTPVAPEHMGGFAQRPSPASPYHRAPAICTSSPRIQLAAGSVHQLPAPSSKDLKFGIDRILSADTDFKIKECNTLRDLTSLMGPSRRPGIHLSVHSSANQFFASLDPGLGEPPSVLNSRSSHQQHYQDYFPGPYAVLTKDTMPQTYKRKRSWSRAVFSNLQRKGLEKRFEIQKYVTKPDRKQLAAMLGLTDAQVKVWFQNRRMKWRHSKEAQAQKDKEKEAVEKPASVEGEQRVRENQSDSEKSDSESTDLNEKDIEVNDAADLKPTVIRSGLGPLSTAVPQQSLTPEPSAPASPTQILL encoded by the exons ATGTATACCGCGGGACTAGCTCCGTATTACGCCAGTAATTTCAGTCTCTGGTCTGCCTACTGCTCGAATGGCTTGTTGGATTCGGTGAAGAAGCCTTCGTTTTGCATCGCGGACATTCTGCATCTGAGCGATAGTGAGAACATGCCGACCGGCCCGCCGACTCTGGCTGGATCATCGGCCATCGTAGCTCACATGAGCGGACACCACAGCTTACAGCCGTCGGGCTCCCCTCTGCGCCCCACGCCCGTGGCCCCGGAGCATATGGGCGGCTTCGCTCAGAGACCTTCGCCCGCCTCCCCCTACCATCGAGCGCCGGCcatctgcacttcctcgccccggATTCAGCTGGCAGCCGGCTCGGTGCATCAGCTTCCCGCGCCCTCCAGCAAGGACCTTAAGTTCGGCATTGACCGCATCCTGTCCGCCGATACTGACTTTAAAATCAAGGAATGCAACACTTTACGAG ATCTCACCTCTCTCATGGGCCCAAGTCGGCGGCCCGGAATCCACCTCTCCGTGCACagttctgccaaccagttctttgCGTCGCTGGACCCTGGACTTGGTGAGCCTCCCTCTGTTTTGAACTCCAGAAGCTCGCACCAGCAACATTATCAGGATTATTTTCCAG GGCCTTACGCTGTTCTAACGAAGGACACAATGCCACAGACGTACAAAAGGAAACGGTCTTGGTCCAGAGCTGTATTCTCTAATCTGCAGAGAAAGGGTCTGGAGAAAAGATTTGAGATTCAGAAGTATGTGACGAAACCTGACAGGAAGCAACTGGCGGCGATGCTGGGGTTGACAGATGCCCAG GTGAAGGTGTGGTTTCAAAACCGGCGGATGAAGTGGAGGCACTCGAAGGAAGCTCAGGCGCAGAAGGATAAGGAGAAGGAAGCAGTGGAGAAGCCAGCCTCTGTGGAGGGGGAACAGCGAGTGAGGGAGAATCAGAGCGACAGTGAGAAAAGTGACTCTGAATCCACTGACCTGAACGAGAAAGACATCGAGGTGAACGACGCAGCAGATCTCAAGCCCACCGTCATTAGATCGGGTCTCGGTCCCTTAAGTACTGCAGTACCACAGCAAAGCCTCACACCCGAACCAAGTGCCCCGGCGTCTCCAACGCAAATCTTGCTATAA
- the hlx gene encoding H2.0-like homeobox protein isoform X1, producing the protein MYTAGLAPYYASNFSLWSAYCSNGLLDSVKKPSFCIADILHLSDSENMPTGPPTLAGSSAIVAHMSGHHSLQPSGSPLRPTPVAPEHMGGFAQRPSPASPYHRAPAICTSSPRIQLAAGSVHQLPAPSSKDLKFGIDRILSADTDFKIKECNTLRDLTSLMGPSRRPGIHLSVHSSANQFFASLDPGLGEPPSVLNSRSSHQQHYQDYFPAGPYAVLTKDTMPQTYKRKRSWSRAVFSNLQRKGLEKRFEIQKYVTKPDRKQLAAMLGLTDAQVKVWFQNRRMKWRHSKEAQAQKDKEKEAVEKPASVEGEQRVRENQSDSEKSDSESTDLNEKDIEVNDAADLKPTVIRSGLGPLSTAVPQQSLTPEPSAPASPTQILL; encoded by the exons ATGTATACCGCGGGACTAGCTCCGTATTACGCCAGTAATTTCAGTCTCTGGTCTGCCTACTGCTCGAATGGCTTGTTGGATTCGGTGAAGAAGCCTTCGTTTTGCATCGCGGACATTCTGCATCTGAGCGATAGTGAGAACATGCCGACCGGCCCGCCGACTCTGGCTGGATCATCGGCCATCGTAGCTCACATGAGCGGACACCACAGCTTACAGCCGTCGGGCTCCCCTCTGCGCCCCACGCCCGTGGCCCCGGAGCATATGGGCGGCTTCGCTCAGAGACCTTCGCCCGCCTCCCCCTACCATCGAGCGCCGGCcatctgcacttcctcgccccggATTCAGCTGGCAGCCGGCTCGGTGCATCAGCTTCCCGCGCCCTCCAGCAAGGACCTTAAGTTCGGCATTGACCGCATCCTGTCCGCCGATACTGACTTTAAAATCAAGGAATGCAACACTTTACGAG ATCTCACCTCTCTCATGGGCCCAAGTCGGCGGCCCGGAATCCACCTCTCCGTGCACagttctgccaaccagttctttgCGTCGCTGGACCCTGGACTTGGTGAGCCTCCCTCTGTTTTGAACTCCAGAAGCTCGCACCAGCAACATTATCAGGATTATTTTCCAG CAGGGCCTTACGCTGTTCTAACGAAGGACACAATGCCACAGACGTACAAAAGGAAACGGTCTTGGTCCAGAGCTGTATTCTCTAATCTGCAGAGAAAGGGTCTGGAGAAAAGATTTGAGATTCAGAAGTATGTGACGAAACCTGACAGGAAGCAACTGGCGGCGATGCTGGGGTTGACAGATGCCCAG GTGAAGGTGTGGTTTCAAAACCGGCGGATGAAGTGGAGGCACTCGAAGGAAGCTCAGGCGCAGAAGGATAAGGAGAAGGAAGCAGTGGAGAAGCCAGCCTCTGTGGAGGGGGAACAGCGAGTGAGGGAGAATCAGAGCGACAGTGAGAAAAGTGACTCTGAATCCACTGACCTGAACGAGAAAGACATCGAGGTGAACGACGCAGCAGATCTCAAGCCCACCGTCATTAGATCGGGTCTCGGTCCCTTAAGTACTGCAGTACCACAGCAAAGCCTCACACCCGAACCAAGTGCCCCGGCGTCTCCAACGCAAATCTTGCTATAA
- the hlx gene encoding H2.0-like homeobox protein isoform X4, whose amino-acid sequence MYTAGLAPYYASNFSLWSAYCSNGLLDSVKKPSFCIADILHLSDSENMPTGPPTLAGSSAIVAHMSGHHSLQPSGSPLRPTPVAPEHMGGFAQRPSPASPYHRAPAICTSSPRIQLAAGSVHQLPAPSSKDLKFGIDRILSADTDFKIKECNTLRDLTSLMGPSRRPGIHLSVHSSANQFFASLDPGLGPYAVLTKDTMPQTYKRKRSWSRAVFSNLQRKGLEKRFEIQKYVTKPDRKQLAAMLGLTDAQVKVWFQNRRMKWRHSKEAQAQKDKEKEAVEKPASVEGEQRVRENQSDSEKSDSESTDLNEKDIEVNDAADLKPTVIRSGLGPLSTAVPQQSLTPEPSAPASPTQILL is encoded by the exons ATGTATACCGCGGGACTAGCTCCGTATTACGCCAGTAATTTCAGTCTCTGGTCTGCCTACTGCTCGAATGGCTTGTTGGATTCGGTGAAGAAGCCTTCGTTTTGCATCGCGGACATTCTGCATCTGAGCGATAGTGAGAACATGCCGACCGGCCCGCCGACTCTGGCTGGATCATCGGCCATCGTAGCTCACATGAGCGGACACCACAGCTTACAGCCGTCGGGCTCCCCTCTGCGCCCCACGCCCGTGGCCCCGGAGCATATGGGCGGCTTCGCTCAGAGACCTTCGCCCGCCTCCCCCTACCATCGAGCGCCGGCcatctgcacttcctcgccccggATTCAGCTGGCAGCCGGCTCGGTGCATCAGCTTCCCGCGCCCTCCAGCAAGGACCTTAAGTTCGGCATTGACCGCATCCTGTCCGCCGATACTGACTTTAAAATCAAGGAATGCAACACTTTACGAG ATCTCACCTCTCTCATGGGCCCAAGTCGGCGGCCCGGAATCCACCTCTCCGTGCACagttctgccaaccagttctttgCGTCGCTGGACCCTGGACTTG GGCCTTACGCTGTTCTAACGAAGGACACAATGCCACAGACGTACAAAAGGAAACGGTCTTGGTCCAGAGCTGTATTCTCTAATCTGCAGAGAAAGGGTCTGGAGAAAAGATTTGAGATTCAGAAGTATGTGACGAAACCTGACAGGAAGCAACTGGCGGCGATGCTGGGGTTGACAGATGCCCAG GTGAAGGTGTGGTTTCAAAACCGGCGGATGAAGTGGAGGCACTCGAAGGAAGCTCAGGCGCAGAAGGATAAGGAGAAGGAAGCAGTGGAGAAGCCAGCCTCTGTGGAGGGGGAACAGCGAGTGAGGGAGAATCAGAGCGACAGTGAGAAAAGTGACTCTGAATCCACTGACCTGAACGAGAAAGACATCGAGGTGAACGACGCAGCAGATCTCAAGCCCACCGTCATTAGATCGGGTCTCGGTCCCTTAAGTACTGCAGTACCACAGCAAAGCCTCACACCCGAACCAAGTGCCCCGGCGTCTCCAACGCAAATCTTGCTATAA